The Halarchaeum grantii genome includes a window with the following:
- the glmS gene encoding glutamine--fructose-6-phosphate transaminase (isomerizing), protein MCGIVGYAGHRDALPLLAGGLSNLEYRGYDSAGIALCAGDDVTVYKTVGEVDALRETLPESSEATVGIGHTRWSTHGKPTDGNAHPHTDCTGEIAVVHNGIIDNYDALKAELEAEGHTFASQTDTEVVPHLVEAERAAGKGVKAAFESAVARLEGSFALAMVAGDGEEIYLARRDSPLCVGHGDGETFVGSDVTAFLEHAREVTYLENGDIAVVTPDGITVEHDGTPVERPVERIEWEADAAEKGGYEHYMIKEIHEQPHALRQALSGRVGHGSVDLDVDLPEEYVRSLEEIQVVACGTSHHAGLYAARLLESHADVRTTVHVASEYGFTGGRDPSRTLVVAVTQSGETAETLGALRDAARVGARTLAVTNVVGSSVARAADESLYIRAGPEIGVAATKTFVSQVATLALLAVHVGRERGVLSAAAASELLGDVRGLPGAVQRALDADQQVRDVAEAYADSEAFFFIGRYLGHPVALEGALKLKEISYDHAEGFPAGELKHGPLALVTEETPVIAVLTEGARPDETLNSVKEAESRGAPVIGCHSDGHGEKFIDAAFEVPALGEMEPLVANVYMQLFAYHVANRKGRAIDKPRNLAKSVTVE, encoded by the coding sequence ATGTGCGGAATCGTCGGCTACGCCGGCCACCGCGACGCCCTCCCGCTGCTCGCGGGCGGCCTCTCGAACCTCGAGTATCGCGGCTACGACTCCGCCGGAATCGCACTCTGCGCGGGCGACGACGTCACCGTCTACAAGACCGTCGGGGAGGTCGACGCCCTGCGCGAGACGCTCCCCGAGTCCTCGGAGGCCACCGTCGGCATCGGCCACACGCGCTGGTCGACGCACGGCAAGCCGACGGACGGGAACGCCCACCCGCACACCGACTGCACGGGCGAGATCGCGGTCGTCCACAACGGCATCATCGACAACTACGACGCGCTGAAGGCGGAGCTCGAAGCCGAGGGCCACACCTTCGCGAGCCAGACGGACACGGAGGTCGTCCCGCACCTCGTCGAGGCCGAACGCGCGGCCGGAAAGGGCGTGAAGGCGGCGTTCGAGAGCGCGGTCGCGCGCCTCGAGGGGAGCTTCGCGCTCGCGATGGTCGCGGGCGACGGCGAGGAGATCTACCTCGCGCGACGGGACTCCCCGCTCTGCGTCGGCCACGGCGACGGCGAGACGTTCGTCGGGAGCGACGTCACGGCGTTCCTCGAGCACGCCCGCGAGGTCACCTACCTCGAGAACGGCGACATCGCCGTCGTCACCCCGGACGGTATCACCGTCGAGCACGACGGCACCCCCGTCGAGCGGCCGGTCGAGCGGATCGAGTGGGAGGCCGACGCCGCCGAGAAGGGGGGGTACGAGCACTACATGATCAAGGAGATCCACGAGCAGCCGCACGCGCTCCGGCAGGCGCTCTCCGGGCGCGTCGGACACGGGAGCGTCGACCTCGACGTCGACCTCCCCGAGGAGTACGTGCGCTCGCTCGAGGAAATACAGGTCGTCGCCTGCGGGACCTCACACCACGCCGGCCTCTACGCCGCGCGCCTCCTCGAGTCGCACGCGGACGTCCGCACCACGGTCCACGTCGCGAGCGAGTACGGGTTCACGGGCGGCCGCGACCCGAGCCGGACGCTCGTCGTCGCCGTCACGCAGAGCGGCGAGACCGCCGAAACGCTCGGCGCGCTCCGCGACGCCGCCCGCGTCGGCGCGCGCACGCTCGCCGTCACGAACGTCGTCGGGTCCTCGGTCGCGCGGGCGGCCGACGAGTCGCTCTACATCCGTGCCGGCCCCGAAATCGGCGTCGCCGCGACGAAGACGTTCGTCTCACAGGTCGCGACGCTCGCGCTCCTCGCCGTCCACGTCGGCCGCGAACGCGGCGTGCTCTCCGCGGCGGCGGCGAGCGAGCTGCTCGGTGACGTCCGGGGGCTCCCCGGCGCCGTCCAGCGCGCGCTCGACGCCGACCAGCAGGTGCGAGACGTCGCCGAGGCGTACGCCGACTCGGAGGCGTTCTTCTTCATCGGCCGGTACTTGGGGCACCCCGTCGCGCTCGAGGGGGCACTGAAGCTCAAGGAGATCAGCTACGACCACGCCGAGGGCTTCCCCGCCGGCGAGCTCAAGCACGGCCCGCTCGCACTGGTGACGGAGGAGACACCGGTCATCGCCGTCCTCACCGAGGGCGCGCGACCCGACGAGACGCTGAACAGCGTCAAGGAGGCCGAATCGCGCGGCGCGCCCGTCATCGGCTGTCACTCCGACGGCCACGGCGAGAAGTTCATCGACGCCGCCTTCGAAGTGCCCGCGCTCGGGGAGATGGAGCCCCTCGTCGCGAACGTCTACATGCAACTCTTCGCGTATCACGTCGCGAACCGCAAGGGGCGCGCCATCGACAAGCCGCGCAATCTCGCGAAGAGCGTGACGGTGGAGTGA
- a CDS encoding sulfatase: MSSDTPNVLLVILDSARARNTSFHGYHRRTTPFLDSFADSATRYTQARAPAGWSLPSHASIFTGALPQEHGVNALGTKLDDDTSVFEWLSDEGYATGLFTDNTYLTDLDTGLSNGFDVVLNDKDPFPSGISPAAFAEEEGTDRVAFLRAAIESDAPVPSLLNGATWMLKWHVPQLTAGAVFTRGFTYAEHFAEWRETTDGPWAACVNLMDTHVPFRPDDEYDEWASDDTRSARKSVAEDDVGEGEEWKYALQQNRYDGTIRQADAVIERIVDSLRSAGELNETLVVITADHGEGFGERTPVTGDLATGHGDGTSESLLHVPLVVRAPGQHDGTVIENPVGLVDFPDVVRTVVDGGSPDFDTDRTVFAGGLTDGDAVDVAYERHESVGVSKYVRIGDNAWTVHAPDPRVNYLHDEGAPTSVVEEMASLSDAGVARDADVAVSEAAHQQLEALGYTK, translated from the coding sequence ATGAGTAGCGATACACCGAACGTACTGTTGGTGATCTTGGACAGCGCTCGCGCGCGGAACACGAGCTTCCACGGATATCACCGTCGAACAACGCCATTCCTCGATTCGTTCGCCGATTCCGCGACCCGTTACACGCAGGCACGTGCGCCGGCGGGATGGAGCCTTCCCAGTCACGCCAGTATCTTCACCGGTGCGTTACCACAGGAGCACGGCGTGAACGCCCTCGGCACGAAGCTCGACGACGACACGTCCGTATTCGAGTGGTTGTCCGATGAGGGATACGCGACTGGGCTATTTACCGATAACACGTACCTGACGGACCTGGATACGGGACTCTCGAACGGCTTCGACGTAGTGCTCAACGATAAGGACCCCTTCCCCTCCGGAATCTCCCCCGCGGCGTTTGCCGAGGAGGAAGGGACCGATCGCGTTGCGTTCCTCCGCGCTGCTATTGAGAGTGATGCGCCCGTACCATCGCTCCTGAACGGCGCCACGTGGATGCTGAAATGGCACGTCCCTCAGTTGACGGCTGGCGCCGTCTTCACGCGTGGGTTCACGTACGCCGAGCACTTCGCGGAGTGGCGCGAAACTACTGACGGCCCATGGGCGGCCTGTGTCAATCTCATGGACACGCACGTCCCGTTCCGTCCGGACGACGAGTACGACGAGTGGGCGAGCGACGACACCCGCTCGGCCCGCAAGAGCGTTGCCGAGGATGACGTCGGCGAGGGCGAGGAGTGGAAGTACGCCCTCCAGCAGAACCGCTACGACGGGACGATCCGACAGGCGGACGCGGTCATCGAACGCATCGTCGACAGCCTCCGATCGGCCGGCGAACTCAACGAGACGCTCGTCGTCATCACCGCCGATCATGGTGAGGGGTTCGGTGAACGAACCCCCGTCACGGGGGATCTTGCGACGGGGCACGGGGATGGAACGTCGGAGAGTCTCCTACACGTTCCACTCGTGGTGCGCGCGCCCGGCCAGCACGACGGTACTGTGATCGAGAACCCAGTCGGTCTCGTCGACTTTCCGGACGTCGTTCGTACGGTCGTTGATGGTGGCTCTCCCGACTTCGACACCGATCGGACCGTGTTCGCGGGGGGCCTCACGGATGGTGACGCTGTGGATGTCGCGTACGAGCGTCACGAGTCGGTCGGCGTCTCGAAGTACGTTCGCATCGGCGATAATGCGTGGACAGTTCACGCGCCAGACCCGCGCGTCAACTACCTCCACGACGAGGGCGCACCCACGAGCGTCGTCGAGGAGATGGCGTCGCTCTCTGACGCGGGAGTGGCCCGAGATGCGGACGTGGCGGTCTCGGAGGCGGCACACCAACAGCTCGAAGCGCTCGGTTACACGAAGTGA
- a CDS encoding polysaccharide biosynthesis C-terminal domain-containing protein, translating to MSDGGNEQFVNIRNQATLSIIGTFVDAAVSFVGLVLFANVLGAGGLGRFYLLLAVVRVARFPIGGIGNAVMKRGSELDNDPAAFLGGGIAYAAVYATAIGAVLLALLSVFPGVIPYDTPLVVTAFALFAIELFYYLSLDAYRSYGKTGYAGLTDNALGILETALQIALLLAGFNVLGLLVGTAVMTALVAAALLAFSVVGVVRPTEEVLASIWRYGRWSVVTSGLSNAYSRLPLLLVGAVLGDDVAGYYTSANRLLVLGSHVASSIAPALMVRASSSGLESASSLPDLRIALRYATVLAIPMLLGSLPLSNDLMVTVFGPTFSGTGPVLVGLAVYHVVNTYDVVVFSFFDGINRPENATKATAVALSVLTVMSVIAVFRVGLLGVVAAVILSHLVRLLVGEWMLYAAFKRVVVPRDVVRQLVAGGLMWAVVVALHRYVPITGWFHLLAVVGVGAAVYGAVLLALDEYLREMVQSVLSDAFVIAGFGA from the coding sequence ATGTCTGACGGGGGCAACGAACAGTTCGTCAACATCCGTAATCAGGCGACACTGTCGATAATCGGCACGTTCGTCGATGCTGCGGTGAGCTTCGTCGGACTCGTTCTCTTTGCAAACGTCCTCGGAGCCGGTGGTCTCGGACGGTTTTACTTGCTCCTTGCAGTCGTTAGAGTCGCCCGGTTCCCGATCGGCGGTATAGGCAACGCGGTGATGAAGCGGGGGAGCGAACTCGACAACGACCCAGCGGCCTTCCTCGGTGGTGGGATCGCGTACGCTGCCGTGTACGCGACCGCGATTGGAGCGGTGCTCCTCGCGCTCCTCTCCGTCTTCCCCGGCGTCATCCCCTACGATACGCCGCTCGTCGTAACGGCATTCGCCCTGTTCGCCATTGAGCTGTTCTATTATCTCTCGCTCGACGCCTACCGGAGCTACGGGAAGACCGGATACGCGGGGCTCACCGACAACGCCCTCGGTATCCTCGAGACGGCGCTCCAAATTGCCCTGCTCCTCGCTGGTTTCAACGTCCTCGGGCTCCTTGTCGGGACCGCTGTGATGACTGCGCTCGTCGCAGCCGCGCTCCTCGCGTTCTCGGTTGTGGGCGTAGTCCGCCCGACCGAGGAAGTGCTCGCCTCGATCTGGCGCTACGGTCGCTGGTCTGTAGTGACGTCGGGACTCAGCAACGCGTACAGTCGTCTTCCACTCCTCCTCGTCGGTGCCGTCCTCGGTGACGACGTCGCCGGCTACTACACGTCTGCGAACCGCCTGCTCGTCCTCGGGAGCCACGTGGCGTCGAGCATCGCGCCCGCACTGATGGTCCGTGCGAGCTCGTCCGGCCTCGAGAGCGCATCCAGCCTCCCGGACCTTCGGATCGCGCTCCGGTACGCCACCGTGCTTGCGATACCGATGCTGCTCGGGAGTCTCCCGCTCTCCAACGATCTCATGGTCACCGTCTTCGGGCCGACGTTCTCAGGGACGGGCCCGGTCCTCGTCGGCCTCGCAGTCTACCACGTCGTGAACACGTACGACGTAGTGGTTTTCTCTTTCTTCGACGGTATCAATCGGCCGGAGAATGCGACGAAGGCGACGGCCGTCGCGCTCTCCGTCCTCACCGTCATGAGCGTTATCGCCGTCTTCCGCGTCGGTTTACTCGGCGTCGTCGCGGCCGTCATCCTCTCTCACCTCGTACGTCTCCTTGTTGGAGAGTGGATGCTGTACGCGGCTTTCAAGCGCGTCGTGGTCCCGCGAGATGTCGTCCGCCAACTCGTCGCGGGCGGCCTCATGTGGGCGGTCGTGGTCGCCCTCCACCGCTACGTGCCGATCACAGGCTGGTTCCACCTCTTAGCCGTTGTCGGCGTTGGCGCCGCCGTTTATGGCGCTGTCCTCCTCGCGCTTGACGAGTACCTTCGGGAGATGGTACAATCCGTACTTAGTGACGCGTTCGTGATCGCCGGATTCGGGGCATAG
- a CDS encoding sugar phosphate nucleotidyltransferase, giving the protein MKAMILAAGEGTRLRPLTEARPKAMLPVSNRPILEHVVEAVAEAGIDDLVLVVGYRRERIQSYFGDGDRWDVDIEYVVQEKQLGTGHALLRAEEHVEGPFVALNGDRIVEAEDVARVVDTLEASGETALGVANASRPSDYGVVSLEGETVVDIVEKPPRHATHSEVVNAGLYGFTPDIFAALRETETDGELGVTDALERLVTEGTVAAVRLRGQWLDVSFLWGLLRVNAQVIEASTADSARVSEAASVVGDVALGADTRVRPGARVLTGTALGDNVDVGANAVVSNAVVLPDATIGDGAVVRDAVVGANATVGANTTVEGGDADVTVRDRVHEGVRLGAVVGDNTSVGGAATLAPGTVVGNRADVETGSHVDGRIESDAVVRRA; this is encoded by the coding sequence ATGAAGGCCATGATTCTGGCGGCGGGCGAGGGGACTCGCCTGCGGCCGCTGACCGAGGCGCGCCCGAAGGCGATGCTCCCGGTGAGCAACCGCCCGATCCTCGAGCACGTCGTCGAGGCCGTCGCCGAGGCGGGCATCGACGACCTCGTCCTCGTCGTCGGCTATCGCCGCGAGCGCATCCAGAGCTACTTCGGCGACGGGGACCGATGGGACGTCGACATCGAGTACGTCGTGCAGGAGAAACAGCTCGGCACCGGCCACGCCCTCCTTCGGGCCGAGGAGCACGTCGAGGGGCCGTTCGTCGCGCTGAACGGCGACCGCATCGTCGAGGCCGAGGACGTCGCGCGCGTCGTCGACACGCTGGAGGCGAGCGGCGAGACGGCGCTCGGTGTCGCGAACGCCTCCCGCCCGAGCGACTACGGCGTCGTCAGCCTCGAGGGGGAGACCGTCGTCGACATCGTCGAGAAACCGCCGCGTCATGCGACGCACTCGGAGGTCGTGAACGCCGGGCTCTACGGCTTCACTCCCGACATCTTCGCGGCGCTTCGGGAAACCGAGACGGACGGCGAACTCGGCGTCACGGACGCCCTCGAACGCCTCGTCACCGAGGGGACCGTCGCCGCCGTCCGACTGCGGGGGCAGTGGCTCGACGTCTCCTTCCTCTGGGGGCTCCTGCGCGTGAACGCCCAGGTCATCGAGGCGTCGACGGCGGACTCCGCGCGCGTCTCTGAGGCCGCGTCCGTCGTCGGTGACGTCGCACTCGGTGCCGACACGCGCGTCCGACCGGGCGCGCGCGTCCTCACCGGGACGGCGCTCGGCGACAACGTCGACGTCGGCGCGAACGCCGTCGTCTCGAACGCCGTCGTCCTCCCCGACGCAACCATCGGCGACGGCGCGGTCGTCCGCGACGCCGTGGTCGGCGCGAACGCCACCGTTGGCGCGAACACGACCGTCGAGGGCGGTGACGCGGACGTGACGGTGAGGGACCGCGTCCACGAGGGCGTCCGCCTCGGCGCGGTCGTCGGCGACAACACCAGCGTCGGCGGTGCGGCGACGCTCGCGCCCGGGACGGTCGTCGGGAACCGCGCGGACGTCGAGACGGGGTCGCACGTCGACGGTCGCATCGAGAGCGACGCGGTCGTCCGGAGGGCCTGA
- a CDS encoding glycosyltransferase family 2 protein, with protein MSNYNMVETIEMSVTSVVEQLDDRFEVVVIDDGSTDGSVEILERLEAEYDRLRVCYDADNDNLAEARNHSFEEARGNYVLASLDTDDQYTQCIREFVDLYHQFEVGFDGDFFLLGVGLYIAPRNLLLDVPYRSLGYGEDRDFFRRLIANGSLLSLEHRNVEYSLGYDRSLRERFEVGFETMAVQFQSGLHFWPYVRWACEEIREEGGQELEWYRGLAHLVLAPFAYLRSLRGPHYEAPPEFTDIGRYKEAVRRTHMTAEEMADYLGVELDWEAVGPRGRAIFDVDEAGIIID; from the coding sequence ATGAGTAACTACAATATGGTGGAGACTATCGAGATGTCCGTAACGAGCGTCGTCGAGCAACTCGACGACCGCTTCGAGGTGGTGGTTATCGACGACGGGTCGACGGACGGGAGCGTCGAGATACTCGAACGCCTCGAGGCGGAGTACGACAGACTCCGCGTGTGTTACGACGCAGACAACGATAACCTCGCGGAGGCCCGAAACCACTCCTTCGAGGAGGCGCGCGGCAACTACGTCCTCGCGTCACTCGACACGGACGACCAGTACACGCAGTGTATCCGGGAGTTCGTCGACCTCTACCACCAGTTCGAGGTAGGCTTCGACGGCGATTTCTTCCTTCTCGGAGTCGGCCTCTACATCGCACCTCGGAACCTGCTGCTCGATGTGCCGTACCGCTCTCTCGGCTACGGCGAGGACCGGGACTTCTTCCGCCGTCTCATTGCGAACGGGTCGCTACTGAGCCTCGAACACCGCAACGTCGAATACTCGCTCGGTTACGACCGCTCTCTCCGCGAGCGCTTCGAAGTCGGCTTCGAGACGATGGCCGTTCAGTTCCAGAGCGGTCTCCACTTCTGGCCGTACGTTCGGTGGGCGTGCGAGGAGATCCGCGAGGAGGGCGGACAGGAACTCGAGTGGTATCGTGGTCTCGCGCATCTCGTGCTCGCGCCGTTCGCCTATCTCCGATCCCTACGTGGTCCGCACTACGAGGCGCCACCGGAGTTCACGGACATCGGCCGCTACAAGGAGGCGGTTCGACGGACCCACATGACGGCTGAGGAGATGGCGGACTACCTCGGCGTCGAGTTGGACTGGGAGGCCGTCGGGCCGCGTGGCCGCGCGATATTCGACGTGGACGAGGCCGGTATTATCATCGACTAG
- a CDS encoding glycosyltransferase yields MHLCQVAPYVTYPPQMGGDHRTHGLVKEFPAAGDTVVRYCQGGSPAMYKSLDLRRNVRIADGYDEYRHLHPLHEVVKSPMLLGYPNLLAGRALSLANDGLPGMLDDADVVLAREPWQTPYVLDAVDDSTPVVFSSHNVEMERFGDIDQPLFEDRVERRVAALERRSVEGSDLVVCTSERDARVYRETYDPGGPVIVVPNGTYESDIREHRPHSSAARGCRRSHGIPANATVCVFMGSNYEPNAEAAHAVVDIADRMRDTTPPVHFLILGGVGNALSGRDLPANVTVTGYVEDGFEAHLDAADVALNPMLSGGGTNIKLIDFFARSLPVVSTPFGARGIDAADGAELVVAGLDAFPDTIASLASDPERCRDIGRAARLLAAEEYTWEAGSRALHERIIEDFGPF; encoded by the coding sequence GTGCACCTCTGCCAGGTCGCCCCCTACGTCACGTATCCGCCGCAGATGGGAGGAGACCACCGCACGCATGGCCTCGTGAAGGAGTTTCCGGCGGCGGGCGACACCGTCGTCCGGTACTGTCAGGGCGGATCGCCCGCGATGTACAAGTCGCTCGACCTCCGCCGAAACGTCCGAATCGCGGACGGCTACGACGAGTACCGCCACTTACACCCGCTTCACGAAGTGGTGAAGTCGCCGATGCTGCTCGGCTACCCGAACCTCCTCGCGGGCCGCGCGCTCTCACTCGCGAACGATGGGCTTCCCGGGATGCTCGACGACGCGGATGTCGTCCTCGCGCGCGAACCCTGGCAGACGCCCTACGTCCTCGACGCCGTCGACGACTCGACGCCCGTCGTCTTCTCCAGCCACAACGTCGAGATGGAGCGCTTCGGAGACATAGATCAGCCACTCTTCGAGGACCGCGTCGAACGCCGCGTCGCCGCGCTCGAACGCCGCTCCGTTGAGGGATCGGACCTCGTGGTCTGTACGAGCGAGCGAGATGCGCGCGTCTACCGCGAGACGTACGACCCGGGCGGACCCGTCATCGTTGTCCCGAACGGCACCTACGAGAGCGACATCCGCGAGCATCGTCCGCACTCCTCTGCCGCGCGCGGGTGCCGGCGCTCGCACGGTATCCCGGCGAACGCGACCGTCTGCGTCTTCATGGGGAGCAACTACGAGCCGAACGCGGAGGCTGCCCACGCGGTCGTCGACATCGCCGATCGAATGCGCGACACCACGCCGCCCGTTCACTTCCTGATCCTCGGCGGCGTCGGGAACGCCCTCTCTGGACGCGACCTCCCGGCGAACGTCACCGTGACGGGGTACGTCGAGGATGGCTTCGAGGCGCACCTCGATGCCGCAGATGTCGCGTTGAATCCGATGCTTTCCGGGGGCGGAACGAACATCAAACTGATCGACTTCTTCGCGCGGAGTCTCCCCGTCGTCTCCACGCCGTTCGGCGCGCGCGGGATCGACGCCGCGGACGGCGCGGAACTCGTTGTCGCCGGCCTCGACGCGTTCCCTGACACTATCGCGTCGCTCGCCTCCGACCCCGAGAGATGTCGCGACATCGGGCGAGCAGCCCGACTGCTCGCCGCCGAAGAATACACATGGGAAGCCGGGTCGCGGGCGCTCCACGAGCGGATCATCGAGGATTTCGGGCCGTTCTAG